In a single window of the Coregonus clupeaformis isolate EN_2021a chromosome 10, ASM2061545v1, whole genome shotgun sequence genome:
- the LOC121575922 gene encoding transmembrane and coiled-coil domains protein 2-like, which translates to MAGVGALAGGAEGSVVAEAQRKRAALEQLQQKILKSIEQIRIEQEARNDNVAEYLKLAHNANRHQAFRIKQVFEKKNQKSAHTIAHLHKKLDHYHKKVKEIQQHGLGRQPKDVLGDMQQGLKDVGANVRAGISGFGGGVVEGVKGGVSELTHTAVVSKPLEFVSLIRNKFSSTHSLEDGVEGHSDDAPLSSSVTLASSSKYSSDDECSSDSVTGSHYFGAGGGGGMLGLGPARLDWNHHHHHSSWDTLLVDLQEIKASQAHMEDAIEDMKSQLQSSYSYMTQCLQEEKYRYELLEEQLNDLTELHQNQMSNLIQELASMEEKVTYQSYERTRDSQEAVESCMNRITKLEMQQQQQQMLQLEGVENANAHALLGKLINIILAVMAVVLVFVSTPANFITPLIKTRARVAATVMLALFLFILWKYSDFLELWLLPD; encoded by the exons ATGGCCGGGGTGGGAGCTCTGGCTGGGGGGGCTGAAGGGTCAGTGGTAGCCGAGGCCCAGCGGAAACGGGCTGCTCTGGAGCAGCTACAGCAGAAGATCCTGAAGAGCATTGAGCAGATTCGGATAGAACAGGAGGCACGAAACGACAACGTGGCAGAGTACCTGAAGCTGGCCCACAATGCCAACAGGCATCAGGCTTTTCGTATCAAACAGGTGTTTGAGAAGAAGAACCAGAAGTCTGCACATACCATCGCCCACCTGCACAAGAAGCTAGATCACTACCACAAGAAGGTTAAGGAGAtacagcag CAtggtctgggccggcagcctaaGGATGTGCTGGGGGACATGCAACAGGGGCTGAAGGATGTAGGGGCCAACGTACGAGCAGGGATCAGTGGCTTTGGTGGAGGTGTGGTGGAGGGTGTCAAAGGAGGCGTGTCAGAACTCACCCATACAGCTGTGGTGTCTAAGCCCCTGGAGTTTGTCAGCTTGATCCGCAATAAATTCAGCAGCACACACTCGCTGGAGGATGGTGTGGAGGGGCATTCAGATGATGCACCCCTGAGTAGCAGTGTCACCTTGGCCTCCAGCTCAAAGTACAGCAGTGACGACGAGTGCTCCAGTGACTCTGTGACAGGCAGTCATTATTTTGgggctgggggaggaggggggatgttgGGGCTCGGGCCGGCCAGGCTGGATTggaaccaccaccaccaccacagctcCTGGGACACCCTGCTGGTGGACCTGCAGGAGATCAAAGCCAGCCAGGCCCACATGGAGGACGCCATCGAGGACATGAAGAGTCAGCTGCAGAGCAGCTACTCCTACATGACCCAGTGCCTACAGGAAGAGAAATACAGGTATGAGTTACTGGAGGAGCAGCTGAATGACCTAACAGAGCTGCACCAGAACCAGATGTCCAACCTGATACAGGAGCTGGCCAGCATGGAAGAGAAAGTGACCTACCAGTCCTATGAGAGAACCAGAGACTCTCAG gAGGCAGTGGAGTCATGCATGAACCGCATCACTAAGTTAGAgatgcaacagcagcagcagcagatgcTGCAGTTGGAGGGTGTGGAGAACGCCAACGCCCACGCCCTGCTGGGAAAACTCATCAACATCATCCTGGCTGTCATGGCTGTAGTGCTAGTGTTCGTCTCCACCCCCGCCAACTTTATCACCCCGCTCATAAAGACCCGAGCACGGGTGGCCGCCACTGTCATGCTGGCCCTTTTTCTCTTCATCCTCTGGAAGTACTCAGACTTCCTGGAACTTTGGCTACTGCCAGACTGA